TCCCAAaggtttagtttatatataaaattgtttCCATTTAATAATTTTGCTGCAAAAATGGACACCCGAGATCATTAGAAAATCATCATGCTCAAAATATGACGTATCATCATCTTAATTTATTggtattaaattaaaattgtgGCTTTATATtgtattgatattttaaaatttaaatgaaaggTTACGAAATTATGTAGCTTCCAATGATAGTGTGTTATGACAGAAACCATATAACCAAGTCTTTAGAGTGATGTATTCTttttactaaacaataatagtgatgctctttttaattttttttcaaatttcttaaaaatgaaaacttcaaCATAATGTCGAGTTACTATCCAACTAAAGAAACGACCAAGTTATCTATGGTTTAGTGgtcatttaataattattcttTATATCTTCATTTTCACCACATGGTACTATTTTACCATGATGTTAAGAAGGCTAATGTAGGCGACGTATGGAAATAGCATACTGTTACCCCTAGCTACATAGAATCTCTGGTGAGGTGTGTCTAGTAAAAGGAGTGTGCATACTGTTAATACTACGACGAAAACAACCTCAACCAACATAATCTTAACTATCACCTTCATCAATTTATTAATTCAAggtaatcaattatctaatctcATCTGACATCCTTGTGAGATCACACATTAAATCTTTCATCACACTGCATATTCACATTTCCGCTAATCACTTTTGGAGAAAAGGTTTTGAGCCAGTGGAGAAAATTTGTCGAGTTGTGTTTGAAAAAGTCACTTAGtcactttttagaaaaaaatttgttgagcCTTATTCAAAGAAATACTGCCAATCcaatttttgaaacaaattttatcAAGCCAACTTTTAGAAAAGTGTTAAAGCCAGTCATGAGGGAAAACTTAATGCGCCAATTTTTGTATTAAcactgtttttttaatattttacttaaatattacttattttttcttatattttgcttattttatttatattttccatGAAATTTATGAAAACATAATGAATAGCATTCATAAGTTCTTCCgttaaattcataaatattgTTAAGTACTTTATATGTTGCATATAATactaaaaatatcttttatagagagtgacaataaaaatttatgatgAATTCAGTCATATAGCCAAGTCTTTGGATTGATGCATTATATACTGATGCTTTttcaatctttttaaaaatttctgaaaatgaaaaactttaCCAAATCCATTGGAAGTGTCTAGTTTATTGAAAGAGAAACATTATTTTGAATTAACCTTTAGCCACTATGgtatatactaaaaatatcaTTCACGTATTCTTTATATTTGATGAACATTTGTATTGTCAACTACAAATTATACAAttactttaaaacaaataatatatcatGAAAAACATACTTACAcgttaaaaatatgtttttttaatcccTCAAATAGAAATACACTGAATCCTTGACAAAtccaaatacacacacacactgAATGATTTTGTGCAGATCGAAGGAAGAGATCAGTGTAGTCTGACATTGATATTGTAAAAGGTAATCTCATCTCTTTCCCTGAGTGTTAAACTTTTGATTGTGTTTTAAAGTTTGTTCCTTTTCGTTTGCAAATGCAGGTCTCTTTGTACGATCTGATTCGAATCAAAATCGAATCTTTGCTAGTAAATTACAAACCTTTCTCTGCTTTCGTTGATGGGTTACCTTCTTCTTCTGCAATGTATTTGGAACTGAATCTTGGTTTTGTCTTATGTTTCAgttttgtgagaaaaaaaagtttggatTTTTCGAGATCAATGATTGGAATGTCATGGCTCATTGGACTAACACAAGCCTTGAGCTTTTTTTGAGTCTCTATCTACCTCTGCCTCCACAATGCTCACTTCGAATTCTAAAGACAAGGAGAGATCTCTCTCCTTCTTATGTTGCTGGTACTTAGGTCGGAGACGTGTCGCAATGCTGCTCCTTCTCAGCCTTGCTTTTGTTGTCTTTGTCTTAGGTTCCTACACTATCAACAAAGGTTAGTAAGTTTACATGTCTTTTTATTCTTCAATGGGTTTGTGATTAGATATGTGACTTGTGTCTGCAGAGAGTAGTAATAGTCCAAACATTCATCAGAGTATTGAGACTATTGAATTTGGAATCAACCAAACACCACTAAGTAGAGAACTGAGTTCTTTCTATACTGGAGACTCTAATAATGATCAAACTACTAGAGGAAGTGATGTAGACATCATTCATCCTCCTCCTTCACTCCCTTCTCACCATCCATGTGATAGCTTTTcttttcctcctcctcctccacctggACTTCGAAGGCCTGGACCGCGCCGTAagctctctatctctctcttacTCTGTTAAAGGAACTCAGTGTTTACCCTTTTTGGCTTGTGATTGTGTGCAGCGTGTCCTGTATGCTATCTATCTCCGGAGGAGGCCTTAGTTCATATGCCAAAGCATCAATTTGAATCACCTGTGCTTAAGAATTTGACATTCATCCATGAAGAGAGTCCTGTAAAACACGAAGAAGGTCAAGGAGGCTCTGAGTTTGGAGGTTATCCTTCTCTTGAAGATAGGACTAACTCCTTTGACATTAAAGAGTCCATGACAGTGCACTGCGGGTAAGTAAGCTTCTCTTGACTTTTAACTCTGTAGTTTCTTCTTTTGTGAttcttgtttcttgtttctGTAGATTTGTCAAAGGAACTAAACCGGGTCATCAAACCGGTTTCGACATTGATGAGGATATCCTTCCTGAGATGGACCAGTTCCATGAAGTGATTGTTGCTTCAGCAATATTTGGTAAAAGAAAACATACATTCTTTTAGCTAGTGAAGAACAAAGCTGATCCTTTGGTTCTTTTTTTCTCAGGAAAGTATGATCTAATTCAAGAACCGGTGAACATCAGTGAAATGGCGAGGAAGAACATCCCTTTCTACATGTTTGTTGATGAAGAAACACATTCATATCTCAAGAACACTTCAAGTTACACAGAGGATAACAAGAGAGTAGGATTGTGGAGGATCATTGTTGCCCACAATGTCCCTTACACCGATGCAAGGCGTAATGGAAAGGTCAGAaacagtgttctaaaaatcattctagGCGCCCGTCTAGGCGGCTAATCGAACTTAagctaaacaatttttttaggtGTTCAAAAAATCGATTTATGTGCCGTATAGTCAGTAATCTCGTTTAACTACCGCCTaacgatttcttgaacattagttagaaaatatttgagaatagaGGCTTGAATGTTTCCTTATGTAACAAGTATTAGCATTTCTTACAGATTCCGAAGCTTTTGTTGCATAGATTGTTCCCAAATGTACGGTACTCTATATGGGTTGATGCAAAGCTGCAGCTTGTTGTAGATCCATACCAAATACTTGAAAGGTAAattagtctctctctctcttttcaaaAGTGTTTTGTGTCAAGCCAAAGCTTCATATGTCTTCTGAAATGTTCAGGTTCTTGTGGAGAACGAACTCTAGTTTAGCAATCTCGAAACATTACAGACGCTTTGATGTGTTTGTGGAGGCTGAAGCGAACAAAGCCGCAAGAAAATACGACAATGCATCAATTGATTACCAAGTAGAGTTCTACAAGAAGGAAGGCTTAACACCTTATACTGATGCTAAGCTTCCAATAACTAGTGGTAATGGTTTTCACAAAAGCCTAGATTCTGATGTGTCTTTTGAGCTCAGTTTGAGTGTTTTTTGGTCGTTTTGTAGATGTTCCTGAAGGTTGTACAATCATAAGAGAACACATACCGATCACAAACCTCTTCACGTGTGTCTGGTTCAACGAAGTAGATCGGTTTACTTCAAGAGATCAACTAAGTTTTGCAGTTGCAAGAGACAAGATAAGAGAGAAAGTGGATTGGAGCATCAATATGTTCTTGGATTGTGAAAGACGAAACTTTGTAAAACAGGTAAAAGcagaagagagagttttggtttgttttgtcTGAAAAAAAGTGAGGCTTAGCGTGTTCTTGATGATGGCAGGTTTATCATAGAGACGTGTTGATGAACATGAAACCTCCTCGAGCTTCTTCTTCTAAGGTGCTTCCCGAGCCACTGCCATTGCCACGTGGAAAACCAGTCGGTGGTAGAGCCAACACTGGGAAGAAGAGTCCGGGGCAACGTGGAAAGAGGCGTCACCGGAAAGTTTCAGCCGGTGGCAGAAACATGAGATAACAGAGATTTTTCcacttttcttatatttttaaaaaccattAATATTGTTTCTGTGTTAGTATTTGAAGCAATTTTGTTCCCCCTTTGGTTTAAAGaaagcaattcaattcaattCTATATCGGTTATTGGTATAGTAAGCAGACCGGTTGAACCGAAATTGAAACGGTAAAAAGTTAAACCGAAATTGGAACAGGTGGATATGTTTGGTAAGTCATAGATATTCACGTCCAAGTGGCGACATTGTATTACTGATGCTGTCTTTTCCACATGACATTAAAAACTCGTGgtgaaatatgtttttttttgtggtggAGGTTACCCATCTCAGTACCTCTCTCGTCCAAACACGTTTCACTGTGGAGTTCTGATGAGATTTAGTATATTAATGCTAGTACAATCACACCTGtggaaatatatgtttataGCCAATTCTCCCGAATAGATCATGGGGCTGTTAGTTTTACCATTCAAATAAATCATCTGGATAGAAAcgaaaattttgtttgtttagaatttaaattagaaGTCATCTAAATGGTTTATctgtataaattttataaattaaggcttaatttttaaaatcagcCAGCTAAACCAAACTGAACCATTTGGAATgaaattttttgtcaaaatagTATAATGTCTCTTATAATCTTGATATAATTAACAGATTACAAACTTAAACCTATATCATTTTGTCACCGCTAAAAATGACAatcaaaaacgcattttccaccaaaaccataaaaagtattttccaccaaaatcgtaaaaacgcatttttctactaaaatcgtaaaaaataatgtttccgaaaaaacacactttttcgccaaaacacattttcccgtcaaaatcattttttgccaaaaccgcaaaaatacattttccgccaaaaccacaaaaccgCAAATTTCATGTTCTCAACAAAACCATAAAAAACAATTTCTCgttaaaattgcaaaaaaaaaaaaattcgccAAAATTGTGAATATTTATATTCTGCTAAAACCACAAAATTTTATTTCCTCCCAaaaccatattttaaaatatttatcttttagatcattaataaaaattaatataatgaaacaaaaataattcgtATTTTGTTTATCAAATTCATCTGgatggaaatgaaaaaaaaataaacataagtCTATTTAGATGATTTGTctagatgattcatctagatgatCCATCTAGATGGACAAACGAACAATCTCAATCATATTTGGATGGATCATTTGGATGAATCATGTAAATAGATCATCTCGATGGAGATGAC
The sequence above is drawn from the Brassica napus cultivar Da-Ae chromosome A8, Da-Ae, whole genome shotgun sequence genome and encodes:
- the LOC106360433 gene encoding probable hexosyltransferase MUCI70; its protein translation is MLTSNSKDKERSLSFLCCWYLGRRRVAMLLLLSLAFVVFVLGSYTINKESSNSPNIHQSIETIEFGINQTPLSRELSSFYTGDSNNDQTTRGSDVDIIHPPPSLPSHHPCDSFSFPPPPPPGLRRPGPRPCPVCYLSPEEALVHMPKHQFESPVLKNLTFIHEESPVKHEEGQGGSEFGGYPSLEDRTNSFDIKESMTVHCGFVKGTKPGHQTGFDIDEDILPEMDQFHEVIVASAIFGKYDLIQEPVNISEMARKNIPFYMFVDEETHSYLKNTSSYTEDNKRVGLWRIIVAHNVPYTDARRNGKIPKLLLHRLFPNVRYSIWVDAKLQLVVDPYQILERFLWRTNSSLAISKHYRRFDVFVEAEANKAARKYDNASIDYQVEFYKKEGLTPYTDAKLPITSDVPEGCTIIREHIPITNLFTCVWFNEVDRFTSRDQLSFAVARDKIREKVDWSINMFLDCERRNFVKQVYHRDVLMNMKPPRASSSKVLPEPLPLPRGKPVGGRANTGKKSPGQRGKRRHRKVSAGGRNMR